In the genome of Bradyrhizobium arachidis, one region contains:
- a CDS encoding DUF2093 domain-containing protein, which yields MLNKFGPSGHGEAQVQYLDGDFRVISPGTFVRCAITDTRIPLDELKYWSVDLQEAYATPAAVLQRHFPGALKQP from the coding sequence GTGCTGAACAAGTTCGGCCCCTCGGGCCATGGCGAAGCGCAGGTGCAGTATCTCGACGGCGATTTCCGCGTGATCTCGCCGGGGACCTTCGTGCGCTGTGCCATCACCGACACGCGCATCCCGCTCGACGAGCTGAAATACTGGAGCGTCGATTTGCAGGAAGCCTACGCCACGCCCGCTGCCGTGCTGCAGCGGCACTTTCCGGGCGCGCTGAAGCAGCCGTGA
- a CDS encoding dienelactone hydrolase family protein — protein MRLRLTALFLMLLMPAAHASPAPQQVDIPLSSGVLHAQLYKPEGDGPFPTVIALHGCGGLGNHSEPVLPRYRDWAERLLKAGNAVLLPDSYGSRELGPQCRVKEMHVKARRERVADIAASRAWLMKQTWVARSRISLIGWANGASALLWAVRPQGGARDASPDFRAAIAFYPDCRISAGLGWSTRVPTLVLIGGNDDVSSPPACRQMVDGAHGRSALARIVVYPGAYHDFDRANTPLHAAAANGDAAAPEHGHLGTDSEARAESQKEVAEWLAR, from the coding sequence ATGCGCCTTCGACTGACCGCCCTGTTCCTGATGCTGCTGATGCCGGCCGCGCATGCGTCGCCGGCGCCGCAGCAGGTCGACATTCCGCTGTCGTCGGGCGTGCTGCATGCGCAGCTCTACAAGCCCGAAGGCGACGGGCCGTTTCCGACCGTGATCGCGCTGCATGGCTGCGGCGGCCTCGGCAACCATTCAGAACCAGTGCTGCCGCGCTATCGTGACTGGGCCGAGCGCCTGCTCAAGGCGGGCAATGCCGTGCTGCTGCCCGACAGCTACGGCTCGCGCGAGCTCGGGCCGCAATGCCGCGTCAAGGAGATGCACGTCAAGGCGCGGCGCGAGCGCGTCGCCGACATTGCGGCCTCGCGCGCCTGGCTGATGAAGCAGACCTGGGTGGCGCGCAGCCGCATCAGCCTGATCGGTTGGGCCAACGGCGCCAGCGCACTGCTCTGGGCGGTGCGGCCGCAGGGCGGGGCACGCGACGCGAGCCCGGATTTCCGCGCCGCCATCGCGTTCTATCCCGATTGCCGGATTTCCGCCGGTCTGGGGTGGAGCACGCGGGTGCCGACCCTGGTCCTGATCGGCGGCAATGACGATGTCTCCTCGCCGCCGGCCTGCCGCCAGATGGTGGACGGCGCACACGGCCGCAGCGCGCTCGCACGCATCGTGGTCTATCCCGGCGCCTATCACGACTTCGACCGCGCCAACACGCCGCTGCATGCGGCCGCTGCTAACGGCGACGCCGCCGCACCCGAGCACGGCCATCTCGGCACCGATTCCGAGGCGCGCGCGGAGTCGCAGAAGGAAGTCGCGGAGTGGCTGGCGCGGTAG
- the xseA gene encoding exodeoxyribonuclease VII large subunit, with protein MPPAEQLHNAPEFTVSELSQSLKRTVEDTYGHVRVRGEISGFRGAHSSGHCYFALKDESAKIEAVIWKGVHGRMRFKPQEGLEVIATGKLTTYPGSSKYQIVIEALEPAGIGALMALMEERKKKLAAEGLFDEARKQLLPWLPEVIGVVTSPTGAVIRDILHRLEDRFPRRVLVWPVKVQGEGSAEQVAAAIRGFNALPEGGKIPRPDVLIVARGGGSLEDLWSFNEEIVVRAAAESMIPLISAVGHETDITLIDFVADKRAPTPTAAAEMAVPVRSELFVEVADLGRRTRAYWQRAQESRRSELRAAARALPAAGDLLAIPRQRLDSAGASLPRCLKANTHAHFRRFTAASSKLTLRVLHGQISQADHRLTVCGERLGLSARSLLRQRRDRFAGLEVRLRASKLSNAQAQRNAIARQRERTHRLAERAQRALATLLHRLDTRVENSGKLLSALSYRSVLARGFALVRDEGGHPVHAADSIGPGARVEIEFADGRVGATADADRTVPAAKRAPSQAKPATQDTKPAPKRKPVDQGSLF; from the coding sequence GCGAGATCTCCGGCTTTCGCGGCGCCCACTCCTCCGGTCACTGCTATTTCGCGCTCAAGGACGAGAGTGCCAAGATCGAGGCGGTGATCTGGAAGGGCGTGCACGGCCGCATGCGCTTCAAGCCCCAGGAGGGGCTCGAGGTCATCGCCACGGGCAAGCTCACGACCTATCCGGGCTCCTCGAAATACCAGATCGTCATCGAGGCGCTGGAGCCGGCCGGCATCGGCGCGCTGATGGCGCTGATGGAGGAGCGCAAGAAGAAGCTCGCCGCCGAAGGCCTGTTCGACGAGGCGCGCAAGCAGCTCTTGCCATGGCTGCCGGAGGTGATCGGCGTCGTCACCTCGCCGACCGGCGCCGTGATCCGCGACATCCTGCATCGGCTCGAGGACCGCTTCCCGCGCCGCGTGCTGGTTTGGCCGGTCAAGGTGCAGGGCGAAGGCTCGGCCGAGCAGGTCGCGGCCGCGATCCGCGGCTTCAACGCGCTGCCGGAGGGCGGCAAGATCCCGCGGCCCGACGTGCTGATCGTGGCGCGCGGCGGCGGCTCGCTGGAGGATCTCTGGTCGTTCAACGAGGAGATCGTGGTCCGTGCCGCAGCCGAGAGCATGATCCCGCTGATCTCGGCCGTGGGCCACGAGACCGACATCACGCTGATCGATTTCGTCGCCGACAAGCGCGCGCCGACGCCGACGGCGGCGGCCGAGATGGCTGTCCCCGTGCGCAGCGAATTGTTCGTCGAGGTCGCCGATCTCGGTCGCCGCACCCGCGCCTATTGGCAGCGCGCCCAGGAGAGCCGCCGCAGCGAATTGCGCGCCGCCGCGCGCGCGCTGCCGGCCGCAGGTGATCTCCTGGCGATCCCCCGGCAGCGGCTGGATTCAGCGGGCGCGTCCCTGCCCCGCTGCCTTAAGGCCAACACGCATGCGCATTTCCGCAGGTTCACCGCGGCCAGCTCAAAGCTGACGCTGCGGGTGCTGCACGGCCAGATCTCGCAGGCCGATCACCGCCTCACCGTATGCGGCGAGCGGCTTGGCCTTTCCGCACGCTCGCTGCTGCGGCAGCGGCGCGACCGCTTTGCCGGGCTCGAGGTGCGCCTGCGTGCCTCAAAGCTGTCCAATGCGCAGGCGCAGCGGAACGCCATCGCCCGCCAGCGCGAGCGCACCCATCGGCTGGCCGAGCGCGCACAGCGCGCGCTGGCAACGCTGCTGCACCGGCTCGATACCCGCGTCGAGAACAGCGGCAAGCTGCTCTCGGCGCTGTCCTATCGCAGCGTGCTCGCGCGCGGCTTTGCGCTGGTGCGCGATGAAGGGGGACATCCCGTGCATGCGGCGGACTCGATCGGTCCCGGCGCACGTGTCGAGATCGAGTTCGCCGATGGCCGGGTCGGCGCGACCGCGGATGCGGATCGCACCGTCCCGGCGGCAAAGCGCGCGCCGTCGCAAGCAAAGCCGGCCACGCAGGACACAAAGCCCGCGCCGAAGCGCAAGCCGGTGGATCAGGGCAGCTTGTTCTGA